The Streptomyces tendae genome has a window encoding:
- a CDS encoding bifunctional glycosyltransferase/CDP-glycerol:glycerophosphate glycerophosphotransferase, with product MPRFSIIVPTHGVAGRLGQALDSVLAQSFGDLELIPVCDTAGSPAADVAAGHAERDSRVVPVHAPPSEGLAGARNAGVRAATGTYLLFLDGDDLLLPGALAALDALLADTGPVDVLPFEHERVPWWEGEPTFPAAPLLAGAPDGAFAPSRAPHLTGVRLPAWSTAWRRAFVMEHELAFPPGHFTDVGWGGRATLHAERLAVLCRVLVRHRARRQGDRLRLPGPHHADLLDQAERVLDRAAVLALPAERSAPLFDQLFAAVLKTAAHPRRLPAGRRAFFHRASALYRRHRPAGHRPPGGSLGVQHRLLAAGSYEAFAALRDTRRAAARAAAALPRPRGLRTRLHYGFQLRRPLDPDLAVYCAYWGRGYACNPAAIHAKARELAPHLRGVFLVEADQAHTVPDGVEYAVLGTHRAWELLARATYLVNNANFAEGVVKRPGSVHLQTQHGTPLKTMGVDQSTYPVVAAATGSFTKLLGRVDRWDYNLSSNPHSTRVWERAFPGSYEHLEYGYPRNDVYVTAGADDVARIRAELGVPEGARAVLYAPTHRDHHTGFEPGLDLEAFCEAAGEDVVVLLRAHYFYDRGGHGGGRARRVTRVIDVSAHRSSEDVCLAADALITDYSSIMFDYANLDRPIVVHADDWDVYRETRGVCFDLTAAPPGPVTRTPEELARVFRDGTYADAGSAALRAAFRERFCPFDDGRAAERVVRRVLLGEPPEALPPVIPLAERVPAPAAATLVRS from the coding sequence ATGCCCCGCTTCAGCATCATCGTCCCGACCCATGGGGTCGCAGGCCGGCTGGGCCAGGCGCTGGACTCGGTCCTCGCCCAGTCGTTCGGAGACCTCGAGCTGATCCCGGTCTGCGACACGGCCGGGTCCCCGGCGGCCGACGTCGCCGCCGGGCACGCGGAGCGGGACTCCCGGGTGGTACCCGTGCACGCGCCGCCGTCCGAGGGGCTGGCGGGGGCGCGCAACGCGGGCGTGCGGGCGGCGACCGGCACGTACCTGCTGTTCCTCGACGGCGACGACCTGCTGCTGCCGGGCGCCCTGGCGGCCCTGGACGCCCTGCTGGCGGACACCGGCCCGGTGGACGTACTGCCCTTCGAGCACGAGCGGGTGCCCTGGTGGGAGGGGGAGCCGACCTTTCCGGCGGCGCCCCTGCTGGCCGGCGCCCCGGACGGCGCCTTCGCCCCGTCCCGCGCCCCGCACCTCACCGGGGTGCGGCTGCCCGCCTGGAGCACGGCCTGGCGCCGGGCCTTCGTCATGGAACACGAACTGGCCTTCCCGCCCGGTCACTTCACCGACGTCGGCTGGGGCGGACGGGCGACGCTGCACGCGGAGCGCCTCGCGGTGCTGTGCCGGGTGCTGGTGCGGCACCGGGCGCGCCGTCAGGGCGACCGGCTGCGGCTGCCGGGGCCGCACCACGCCGACCTGCTGGACCAGGCCGAGCGGGTGCTGGACCGGGCCGCCGTGCTGGCCCTGCCGGCCGAGCGGTCGGCGCCGCTGTTCGATCAGCTCTTCGCCGCCGTGCTGAAGACCGCCGCGCACCCCCGGCGGCTGCCCGCCGGGCGGCGGGCGTTCTTCCACCGCGCGAGCGCCCTCTACCGACGCCACCGCCCCGCCGGCCACCGGCCGCCCGGTGGCAGCCTGGGCGTGCAGCACCGGCTGCTGGCGGCCGGGTCCTACGAGGCGTTCGCCGCGCTGCGCGACACCCGGCGCGCGGCCGCCCGGGCGGCGGCCGCCCTGCCCCGCCCCCGCGGCCTGCGCACCCGGCTGCACTACGGCTTCCAGCTGCGCCGCCCCCTGGACCCGGACCTCGCCGTCTACTGCGCGTACTGGGGCCGGGGTTACGCCTGCAACCCGGCCGCGATCCACGCCAAGGCCCGCGAACTCGCCCCGCACCTGCGGGGGGTGTTCCTGGTGGAGGCCGACCAGGCGCACACCGTGCCCGACGGCGTGGAGTACGCGGTCCTCGGCACCCACCGCGCGTGGGAGCTCCTCGCCCGCGCCACGTACCTGGTCAACAACGCCAACTTCGCGGAGGGCGTGGTCAAACGCCCCGGGAGCGTGCATCTGCAGACGCAGCACGGCACCCCGCTGAAGACCATGGGCGTGGACCAGTCGACGTACCCGGTGGTGGCGGCCGCCACCGGCAGCTTCACCAAGCTGCTCGGCCGGGTGGACCGCTGGGACTACAACCTCTCCTCCAACCCGCACTCCACCCGCGTGTGGGAGCGCGCCTTCCCCGGCTCGTACGAGCACCTGGAGTACGGCTATCCGCGCAACGACGTCTATGTGACGGCCGGCGCCGACGACGTGGCCCGGATCCGCGCCGAGCTGGGCGTCCCGGAGGGCGCGCGGGCCGTGCTGTACGCGCCCACCCACCGCGACCACCACACCGGTTTCGAGCCCGGCCTCGACCTGGAGGCGTTCTGCGAGGCGGCCGGCGAGGACGTGGTGGTCCTGCTGCGCGCGCACTACTTCTACGACCGGGGCGGACACGGGGGCGGCCGGGCCCGCCGGGTCACCAGGGTCATCGACGTGTCCGCGCACCGCTCCTCGGAGGACGTGTGCCTGGCCGCGGACGCCCTGATCACCGACTACTCGTCGATCATGTTCGACTACGCCAACCTGGACCGCCCGATCGTCGTCCACGCCGACGACTGGGACGTGTACCGGGAGACGCGGGGCGTCTGCTTCGACCTGACGGCCGCTCCGCCGGGCCCGGTCACCCGGACGCCCGAGGAACTGGCCCGGGTGTTCCGGGACGGCACGTACGCGGACGCGGGGTCGGCGGCGCTGCGGGCGGCGTTCCGGGAGCGGTTCTGCCCCTTCGACGACGGGCGGGCCGCCGAGCGGGTCGTGCGCCGGGTGCTGCTCGGTGAGCCGCCCGAGGCCCTGCCGCCCGTGATCCCGCTCGCGGAGCGCGTCCCCGCCCCCGCGGCCGCCACCCTGGTGAGGAGCTGA
- a CDS encoding bifunctional glycosyltransferase/CDP-glycerol:glycerophosphate glycerophosphotransferase, whose translation MPRFSVIVPVYKVQAYLHACLDSVLGQSYRDIEVIAVDDRSPDGCGEILDAYAARDERLKVLHLPENVGLGRARNAAMPHATGDYLFFLDSDDTLTPGALRALADRLGETGDPDVLVFDYARTYWWGGTRRNVLSHVLTEAAGGTFTADERPEILELLMVVWNKVYRRDFVEREGFSFPPGYYEDTPWTFPVLLSAERIATLDRICLYYRQRRQGNILSTTSRKHFDVHEQYARVFRFVDARPALAHWRPFLHAKMGEHCLDILSKPDRLPPSDRAEFFRRTAEMFHAHRPPGVRIPAELRSLEGGYAGYVLRRRAQRTGRDLARRAGQVRAATAARAVRARSLLRRPLDPDLAVYSAFSHRGMYGDPAAVYRAARELAPHVRGVWVVADEERAAALPPDTPYVLLDSPGYRRVTERATYFVNNVNWPWTLPKRPGSVHIHTHQGTPLKYMGADLLGKPGARLHFDVPRMLRRADRWDYSLVANRHSERVWEGAFPCHFTSLRSGSPRNDVLVRGDEQRARATRERLGVPDGHTVVLYAPTRRDYRRDGLVERIDLARFAADLGEGRTLVVRLHPSLADGPARGLGLAELHRRGVLVDATDEPEVQDVLLAADVLVTDYSAVMVDYALLDRPIVIHADDWDAFRASRGAYVDVTAEAPGHVTRSYRELAWLFASGTWADAESARLRAAFRERFCEFDDGGAAERVVRTLMLGEPMPDPPAGPGLLPAQAGGRDLLTPS comes from the coding sequence GTGCCCCGCTTCAGCGTCATCGTCCCCGTGTACAAGGTGCAGGCGTATCTGCACGCCTGTCTCGACTCGGTGCTCGGGCAGTCGTACCGCGACATCGAGGTGATCGCCGTCGACGACCGATCCCCGGACGGCTGCGGGGAGATCCTCGACGCGTACGCGGCCCGCGACGAACGCCTGAAGGTGCTGCACCTGCCGGAGAACGTGGGCCTCGGCCGAGCCCGCAACGCGGCGATGCCGCACGCCACGGGCGACTACCTGTTCTTCCTGGACAGCGACGACACCCTCACGCCGGGCGCGCTGCGCGCCCTGGCGGACCGGCTCGGCGAGACCGGCGACCCGGACGTGCTGGTCTTCGACTACGCCCGCACCTACTGGTGGGGCGGCACCCGCCGCAACGTCCTGTCCCATGTGCTGACCGAGGCCGCCGGGGGCACCTTCACGGCGGACGAGCGGCCCGAGATCCTCGAACTGCTGATGGTGGTGTGGAACAAGGTCTACCGCCGTGACTTCGTGGAGCGGGAGGGTTTCTCCTTCCCGCCCGGCTACTACGAGGACACGCCCTGGACCTTCCCGGTGCTGCTCAGCGCGGAGCGCATCGCCACCCTGGACCGGATCTGCCTGTACTACCGGCAGCGCCGCCAGGGGAACATCCTGTCCACCACCAGCCGCAAGCACTTCGACGTGCACGAGCAGTACGCGCGGGTGTTCCGCTTCGTCGACGCCCGCCCGGCGCTGGCGCACTGGCGGCCGTTCCTGCACGCCAAGATGGGCGAGCATTGTCTCGACATCCTGTCCAAGCCGGACCGGCTGCCGCCGTCCGACCGGGCGGAGTTCTTCCGCCGCACCGCCGAGATGTTCCACGCGCACCGGCCGCCGGGCGTCCGGATCCCCGCCGAACTGCGGTCGCTGGAGGGCGGTTACGCCGGCTACGTGCTGCGGCGGCGCGCCCAGCGGACCGGCCGGGACCTGGCCCGCCGGGCCGGGCAGGTGCGGGCGGCGACGGCGGCGCGGGCCGTGCGCGCCCGGTCGCTGCTGCGCCGCCCGCTCGATCCGGACCTCGCCGTGTACTCGGCGTTCTCGCACCGCGGGATGTACGGCGACCCGGCGGCCGTCTACCGGGCGGCGCGCGAACTCGCCCCGCACGTCCGGGGCGTGTGGGTGGTCGCCGACGAGGAGCGGGCCGCGGCCCTGCCGCCGGACACCCCGTACGTGCTGCTCGACTCGCCCGGCTACCGCCGGGTGACCGAGCGGGCCACCTACTTCGTCAACAACGTCAACTGGCCGTGGACGCTCCCCAAACGCCCGGGGAGCGTGCACATCCACACCCACCAGGGCACCCCGCTGAAGTACATGGGCGCCGATCTGCTGGGCAAGCCCGGCGCCCGGCTGCACTTCGACGTGCCGCGGATGCTGCGCCGGGCCGACCGCTGGGACTACAGCCTGGTCGCCAACCGCCACTCCGAGCGGGTGTGGGAGGGGGCCTTCCCCTGCCACTTCACCTCGCTGCGGTCGGGCTCCCCGCGCAACGACGTGCTGGTGCGGGGGGACGAGCAGCGGGCCCGCGCGACGCGGGAGCGGCTCGGCGTCCCGGACGGCCACACGGTGGTGCTGTACGCGCCGACCCGCCGGGACTACCGCAGGGACGGGCTGGTGGAGCGGATCGACCTGGCCCGCTTCGCCGCCGACCTGGGCGAGGGCCGCACCCTCGTGGTCCGGCTGCACCCCTCGCTCGCCGACGGTCCGGCCCGCGGGCTGGGCCTCGCGGAACTGCACCGGCGGGGCGTGCTGGTGGACGCCACGGACGAGCCGGAGGTGCAGGACGTGCTGCTCGCCGCCGACGTCCTGGTCACCGACTACTCGGCCGTGATGGTCGACTACGCCCTGCTGGACCGGCCGATCGTGATCCACGCCGACGACTGGGACGCCTTCCGCGCGAGCCGGGGCGCGTACGTCGACGTCACGGCCGAGGCGCCTGGTCATGTGACGCGTTCCTACCGGGAGCTGGCCTGGCTGTTCGCGTCCGGGACCTGGGCGGACGCGGAGTCGGCGCGGCTGCGGGCGGCGTTCCGGGAGCGGTTCTGCGAGTTCGACGACGGCGGGGCCGCCGAGCGGGTGGTGCGCACGCTGATGCTGGGCGAGCCGATGCCCGACCCGCCGGCCGGTCCCGGCCTGCTGCCCGCCCAGGCCGGCGGCCGTGACCTGCTGACGCCGTCGTGA
- a CDS encoding MarR family winged helix-turn-helix transcriptional regulator, which translates to MTATPSPPAATDAPAVTDDWLRLDQQICFSLNAAARAFNGVYRVVLKDLGITYPQYLVMLVLWEHGTLPVKALGERLRLDSGTLSPLLKRLETAGLVHRERSARDERSVEVRLTEEGVALRRRAVEVPRRISAATGLRAEEMRSLSTTLAQLTAALDKAAAEGA; encoded by the coding sequence ATGACAGCCACACCCAGCCCCCCGGCCGCGACGGACGCGCCGGCCGTCACGGACGACTGGCTCCGCCTCGACCAGCAGATCTGCTTCAGCCTCAACGCCGCCGCGCGCGCCTTCAACGGCGTCTACCGGGTGGTGCTCAAGGACCTCGGCATCACCTATCCGCAGTACCTGGTCATGCTGGTGCTGTGGGAGCACGGCACCCTGCCCGTGAAGGCGCTCGGCGAACGCCTGCGCCTGGACTCCGGCACGCTGTCCCCGCTGCTCAAGCGGCTGGAGACGGCCGGTCTCGTGCACCGGGAGCGCAGCGCGCGCGACGAGCGGTCGGTCGAGGTCCGGCTCACCGAGGAGGGCGTCGCGCTGCGCCGGCGGGCCGTGGAGGTGCCGCGCCGGATCTCCGCCGCCACCGGACTGCGCGCCGAGGAGATGCGCTCCCTGAGCACCACCCTCGCGCAGCTGACCGCCGCGCTGGACAAGGCCGCGGCCGAAGGGGCCTGA
- a CDS encoding organic hydroperoxide resistance protein, whose amino-acid sequence MDALYTAVATATHGREGRAVTSDGKLDLGLSAPAELGGDGKGTNPEQLFAAGYAACFGSALGAVGRAAKVDVSEAAVTAEVGIGKQGEGFALAVTLRIELPDGLEEETGRKLVEQAHQVCPYSNATRGNIPVELVIE is encoded by the coding sequence ATGGACGCGCTCTACACCGCAGTCGCCACCGCCACCCACGGTCGCGAGGGCCGCGCCGTCACCTCCGACGGCAAGCTGGACCTCGGACTGAGCGCCCCCGCGGAGCTGGGCGGCGACGGCAAGGGCACCAACCCCGAGCAGCTGTTCGCCGCCGGGTACGCGGCCTGCTTCGGCAGCGCCCTCGGCGCCGTCGGCCGCGCCGCGAAGGTGGACGTCAGCGAGGCCGCGGTGACCGCCGAGGTCGGCATCGGCAAGCAGGGCGAGGGCTTCGCGCTCGCCGTGACGCTCCGCATCGAGCTGCCCGACGGCCTCGAGGAGGAGACCGGCCGCAAGCTGGTCGAGCAGGCCCACCAGGTCTGCCCCTACTCCAACGCCACCCGCGGCAACATCCCGGTCGAGCTCGTCATCGAGTAG